One stretch of Nycticebus coucang isolate mNycCou1 chromosome 7, mNycCou1.pri, whole genome shotgun sequence DNA includes these proteins:
- the LOC128590680 gene encoding tubulin beta-4B chain-like yields MREIVHLQAGQCGNQIGAKFWEVISDEHGIDPTGTYHGDSDLQLERINVYYNEATGGKYVPRAVLVDLEPGTMDSVRSGPFGQIFRPDNFVFGQSGAGNNWAKGHYTEGAELVDSVLDVVRKEAESCDCLQGFQLTHSLGGGTGSGMGTLLISKIRQEYPDRIMNTFSVVPSPKVSDMVVEPYNATLSVHQLVENTDETYCIDNEALYDICFRTLKLTTPTYGDLNHLVSATMSGVTTCLRFPGQLNADLRKLAVNMVPFPRLHFFMPGFAPLTSRGSQQYRALTVPELTQQMFDAKNMMAACDPRHGRYLTVAAVFRGRMSMKEVDEQMLNVQNKNSSYFVQWIPNNVKTAVCDIPPRGLKMSATFIGNSTAIQELFKRISEQFTAMFRRKAFLHWYTGEGMDEMEFTEAESNMNDLVSEYQQYQDATAEEEGKFEEEAEEEVA; encoded by the coding sequence ATGAGGGAGATCGTGCACCTGCAGGCCGGGCAGTGCGGCAACCAGATCGGCGCCAAGTTCTGGGAGGTGATCAGCGATGAGCATGGCATCGACCCTACTGGCACTTACCATGGGGACAGCGACCTGCAGCTGGAGCGCATCAATGTGTACTATAACGAGGCTACCGGTGGCAAGTACGTGCCCCGTGCCGTGCTCGTGGATCTAGAGCCTGGCACTATGGACTCAGTGCGCTCCGGCCCCTTCGGGCAGATCTTCAGGCCGGACAACTTCGTCTTCGGTCAGAGTGGTGCCGGAAACAACTGGGCCAAGGGGCACTACACAGAAGGCGCAGAGCTGGTGGACTCAGTGCTGGATGTTGTGAGGAAAGAGGCTGAGAGCTGTGACTGCCTGCAGGGCTTCCAGTTGACCCATTCCCTGGGTGGGGGGACTGGATCTGGGATGGGCACCCTTCTCATCAGTAAGATCCGGCAGGAGTACCCAGACAGAATCATGAACACGTTCAGTGTGGTGCCCTCACCCAAGGTGTCGGACATGGTGGTTGAACCCTACAATGCCACCCTCTCAGTCCATCAGCTTGTAGAAAACACAGACGAGACCTATTGCATTGATAACGAAGCCCTCTATGACATCTGCTTCAGAACCCTAAAGTTGACTACGCCCACGTATGGTGACCTGAACCACCTGGTGTCTGCCACCATGAGTGGGGTTACCACTTGCCTGCGCTTCCCAGGCCAGCTTAATGCTGACCTGCGGAAGCTGGCTGTTAACATGGTCCCTTTTCCCCGCCTGCATTTCTTCATGCCTGGTTTTGCCCCACTGACCAGCCGGGGCAGCCAGCAATACAGGGCTCTGACGGTACCTGAGCTCACCCAACAGATGTTTGACGCCAAGAACATGATGGCCGCTTGCGACCCCCGCCATGGCCGCTACCTAACAGTGGCTGCTGTGTTCAGGGGCCGCATGTCCATGAAGGAGGTGGATGAGCAAATGCTTAATGTCCAAAACAAGAACAGCAGCTATTTTGTTCAGTGGATCCCCAACAATGTGAAAACAGCTGTCTGTGACATCCCACCCCGGGGTTTAAAAATGTCTGCCACCTTCATTGGCAACAGCACAGCCATCCAGGAGCTGTTCAAGCGCATCTCGGAGCAATTCACAGCCATGTTCCGGCGCAAGGCCTTCCTGCACTGGTACACTGGTGAGGGCATGGACGAGATGGAGTTCACTGAGGCTGAGAGCAACATGAATGACCTGGTGTCTGAGTACCAGCAGTACCAGGATGCCACAGCTGAGGAGGAGGGCAAGTTTgaggaggaagctgaggaggaGGTGGCATAG